The sequence below is a genomic window from Gymnogyps californianus isolate 813 chromosome 11, ASM1813914v2, whole genome shotgun sequence.
ttttattatttagaaaGTGCAGATGTTGCAATTTTACAAGAGCTAATTGAATTTATAGTAAGGCTGATAGCATCAGCTGAAAGAAGGAAACTGAGGGGCCTCCTGATCATCTTCCTTTATGTTAGCACAGTCTATTCATAGGTGCAGGGACATTTTCTCACTAACGTAATGGGCAAGTTCTGAGCACACCTTCCTTTACAGATATTAGACAAAGAACAAAGCAGCCCTTGCAGTATATTACATCCTATACAATAGTCTTTAAAGCTGCTTTGGCTCAAATTAATTGTACCGGGACTTTTGTACATAAAGGAGGAATTTGCCCGTGACGATACTGTCCAGCCTCTGTGACTGCAGCCTCCAGTGACATGCTTCTGGGTGCACAGAAGGTGCAAAGGGCATGGCAGGGATAACAGGGCTAATACTCCTGTTTCCAAGTTCTGTGGTTCATATAAACCCTTTCTTGAATGCTACAGTACAAACCTAAATGGGAATTGAAAAGCCAGACTGTTACTGATGATGCCTGTTCCTCACGTCAACATTTCATGAGATCTTGTGTTGCAGATGTGGTGAAAGGTGAAAAGGTCAAGCCCATCTTTGAGGAGCCACCTAATCCGACCAACGTGGAAGCAAGTTTACAAAGGATAAAAGCAAATGATCCTAGTCTCATAGAAATTAATCTCAACAACATAAAGGTAGATCCTGTGGTTTCATTTATGTCGTCATAGGAGGGtttattcaaatatttccaaagcCCTTGCCTTTTATCTTCAAATTTTGTCTCTCTTTACTGTTCAGAAAAAGCAGGACACACAGGAAAGGGATGTGGAAGGAACTGTTGTAGAGGCTCCAAGGTCATCAATGCCTGATATTGAATTAGATGCCAATTAAAAGCCCAAGGGGTGACTCCctcttgctgcctttctttAGCAGATTGTAAAGCAAGATATCTCATGGGCACTATATAATCATCACCGGCCAAATTCAATTAGTCCACACATGCAAATGGAGGAGGAGCTGGCACATGGAGGCTGAACACCAGCAGCAAAATAGGAAAGTAGCTCAGAGATCAGTCATGTACTTGCATTGGCCTGACCCTATTAAAGGCAGTGCTGACATCGCATCCTAGCGCAGGCCTCCACAGGTCTCTGAAGGCCACTATAAGCAGAGGACGCTTTGTCCATTCTGagatacttttaaaagcatCGGGGATGTTTAAATTGCATAGACTGTGGCTATTAATCAGTCAGTTTGATAATAATTAAAATCAGTGTCTAGCGATGTGGCTGGCTTTCCTAATTACtggatttatctttttaatgtaGAATATTCCTATTCCAACACTGAAAGAATTTGCAAAAGCTTTGGAAAGCAACACACATGTGAAGACATTCAGCCTTGCCGCTACTCGAAGCAATGACCCTGTAGCTATTGTAAGTTTAAAcactgcttggaaaaaaaaaacaaaccacaacaattTTTAAGTAGGTCTGTGTCTGCTTTAGGATGCATTCCTCATTTTCCCTCGCAGAATTTCCCTGTGACTATGCAAAGTAGAAGTGTAATCTCTTCTGATCTACCTCTATGCTCTTCTAAGCctatttatgttttatttctttgtaggTACTAAGCTATGTTTTGCAGATGCCCTGTTATTCCCTGATGCCCTGTTGTTCCCTGAAACTCTCAAGACGTTATCTCATATTCCCTCTTTCTGATCCCTCAGGCATTTGCAGATATGTTGAAAGTgaacaaaacactgaagagtCTGAATGTAGAATCCAACTTCATCACTGGGACGGGTATTTTGGCACTGATTGATGCACTGAAAGAGAATGAATCCCTTACAGAGATTAAAATTGACAACCAGGTAAAGTGCGAGCATTGAGTGAGTCCACTTTTGTTTCCCTTCTATATGGATTCCCAGAGGGTTCTCCTAGAGGCCTCTGGCAAAGTCAAGGCAGCCTCTGTGGCTCAGTCATTCTGCAGCTCATGTCCCCTGCCCGTGCAACCAAACAGTGgaaaatttctaaataaaactgGTCAAAGCCAAATATAAAACCCAGAGCAAAATCTCCAGGGACGGGATTCTCTTTGTAGTTTGCAGCACAGTACTGAAATATAACCACTTATTTCTCTCtcatatgaaaacaaatattttcttttcttttggggacATTTCACAACATCACcaacagaggcagcagctggggacagcTGTAGAGATGGAGATTGCCAAGATGCTGGAGGAGAACTCCAAGATTCTCAAGTTTGGGTACCAGTTCACAAAGCAAGGTCCAAGAACCAGGGTAGCAGCAGCTATCACTAAAAACAATGATCTGGGTAAGATGCTACTACATTTACTCATCATTTGTTTATGTGAGCCAAGCCCTGACCTTCCTAGACACAACTCTTCCTGTCTGTACATAAGATTGAATTTTAACTCTACAGCATTCAATCTGCTATATGTGAGGGGTGATGCATAGCTCCACGGACTCTTGAGTAGACAACAGCAAAGATCTTACTGTGATTAGGAGCCACtattcttcttctccttctcccactcCTTCTGGGAAGGGGAGTTACTTCAGCCTTTCCCATGGAGCATCCTGAATTTCCAGCTGCCCTGTCAGCTGTTCTGGCCAGTAAGTAGAGCGCCAAACCCATCCTGCTTGTTCAGTGAACACAGAAGTCCTCACTTCTTCGCCCTGCCCATGACAGACCAAGCCTGCCCAAgcaagggaacaaaaaaagactttccTGCCTGCATGACCAAGTACAGGCAAAGACAATAAAGCTTTGCAAGTTTTACCTAAGTGTGACATGCTTTGCCCTGTGTGCTCAATATACAGAATAAGAAGGAGATGACTAGGCAGGAGTTGTTtacagtaagaagaaaaaattaaaaaaagattaactaTGTGTTTTTAATCAATGCTACTTCAAAGTGGGATGTCAAACCGTGATGCCTTTGCTGGCTTCAGCTTGGGTTTCTCTCTGTGAGAGCTAAGATAGAAGTTGAACTAGAACCTATTTCTTTCAcacatacttttatttttttgcagttttaatttttagcaGTACCTAAGCATTCTAATGATATACTATTGGTCCTGAAACTATTAGTGTCCCGGAATGGTATTTGAAACATCCCAc
It includes:
- the TMOD2 gene encoding tropomodulin-2 isoform X1 encodes the protein MSLPFRKELEKYKNINEDEILSKLSEDELKQLEHVLDDLDPENALLPAGFRQKDQTTKPATGPFDRERLLSYLEKQALEHKDREDFVPFTGEKKGKIFIPKEKPIETRTEEKVTLDPELEEALASASDTELYDLAAVLGVHNMVNNPKFDEGGARSKDGKGTVRNVVKGEKVKPIFEEPPNPTNVEASLQRIKANDPSLIEINLNNIKNIPIPTLKEFAKALESNTHVKTFSLAATRSNDPVAIAFADMLKVNKTLKSLNVESNFITGTGILALIDALKENESLTEIKIDNQRQQLGTAVEMEIAKMLEENSKILKFGYQFTKQGPRTRVAAAITKNNDLVRKKRVEGERQ